Proteins encoded together in one Bacteroides ovatus window:
- a CDS encoding nitrous oxide-stimulated promoter family protein produces MKASRIAHEKKTVELMIRLYCRKKEKNTVLCADCEELLRYAHARLDHCPFGEKKSACKKCTVHCYKPVMRERMRQVMRFSGPRMLLYAPWQAIRHLLNL; encoded by the coding sequence ATGAAAGCATCACGCATTGCGCACGAAAAGAAAACGGTAGAGTTGATGATCCGCCTCTATTGCCGGAAAAAAGAAAAAAATACAGTTCTTTGTGCCGACTGTGAAGAGTTGCTCCGCTATGCCCACGCCCGTCTCGACCATTGTCCGTTTGGAGAGAAGAAGAGTGCATGCAAGAAATGCACCGTACATTGTTACAAGCCCGTCATGCGCGAACGAATGCGACAGGTGATGCGTTTCTCCGGACCGAGGATGTTGCTTTATGCACCCTGGCAGGCCATACGACATTTATTGAACCTATAA
- a CDS encoding fimbrillin family protein encodes MNIKFRMTKYLAVSALTVLLLGACSKNNIYIDIAYPDEEGNNGNSSGNDDNGNPAKESALVTFSASVEGRNITRAMSPMGKGLQSWLCAYSANTSNNITGAPVAQGNYVTSSPGVLTGNLGYKMYLSNNIYSFYAVSCNSTSPAPTFTNGISEPLSNGVDYLWWHAVHQDIASSQINIPITYQHAATQVVVAITGGENITLNKILSATITPPKPGAIMDLSTGIISSEVSYDKAADMGINDFTVQYIMLPVKSSSPMTLTLELMVNGESFSRTYTTPLTPPNNLLSAGNSYLFRAVINENSISFANVSVKEWTEVDESGKPLYPVQD; translated from the coding sequence ATGAATATCAAATTTCGTATGACAAAGTATTTAGCCGTATCTGCTTTAACAGTACTGCTATTGGGAGCCTGCTCCAAAAACAATATTTATATCGACATAGCCTATCCCGACGAAGAAGGGAACAACGGAAATTCATCCGGTAACGACGACAATGGCAATCCGGCAAAAGAGAGTGCATTGGTCACTTTCAGTGCTTCCGTAGAAGGACGAAACATCACACGAGCCATGTCCCCGATGGGGAAAGGTCTGCAAAGCTGGTTGTGCGCCTATTCAGCCAATACATCAAACAATATCACAGGTGCTCCCGTTGCCCAAGGCAACTATGTCACCTCCTCTCCCGGTGTACTGACAGGAAATCTGGGATATAAAATGTATTTGAGCAATAATATCTATAGCTTCTATGCCGTATCATGCAATTCCACCAGTCCGGCACCCACTTTCACCAATGGAATATCCGAACCTTTATCAAACGGAGTGGATTATCTCTGGTGGCACGCAGTTCATCAGGACATCGCCAGTTCACAGATCAATATCCCCATCACCTATCAGCATGCAGCCACACAAGTAGTTGTAGCCATCACCGGAGGAGAAAATATCACTTTGAACAAGATACTTTCGGCTACCATTACCCCACCGAAGCCGGGTGCAATCATGGATTTATCAACAGGCATCATCTCTTCGGAAGTCAGCTACGATAAGGCAGCCGATATGGGAATCAACGACTTTACCGTACAATATATCATGCTACCCGTAAAGAGTTCTTCTCCCATGACTCTGACACTGGAATTGATGGTAAACGGAGAAAGTTTCTCACGTACCTACACCACCCCACTGACTCCACCCAACAACCTCTTATCAGCCGGAAACTCATACCTTTTCCGGGCAGTCATTAACGAAAACTCCATATCGTTTGCCAATGTCAGCGTGAAAGAATGGACGGAAGTAGATGAAAGCGGAAAACCGCTCTATCCCGTACAAGATTGA
- a CDS encoding TrkH family potassium uptake protein, translated as MEEYISDNSLYIRSKNNSMINRKMIGRVLGMLLFIELGMFLLCAGVSAGYGESDYKYFLYTCIINAVVGGLLLLYGRGAENKMSRRDGYCVVTLSWVFFTFFGMLPFYFSGSIDTITNAFFETMSGFTTTGATILDDIESLSHGMLFWRSLTQWIGGLGIVFFTIAILPIFTTGGVQLFSAESTGVTHDRTHPKINVMAKWLWTIYLVLTVSETVLLMFGGMSLFDAICQSFATTATGGYSTKQNSISYWNSPYIEYVVAIFMIVSSINFSLFLMCLKGKVGRLFKDEELHWFLASVGILTFLITLALVFQNHYDWELAFRKALFQVSTVHTSCGFATDDYNMWPPFTWLLLFIAMLSGGCTGSTSGGIKNMRLLIVARAIRNEFKHLLHPNAVLPVRINKQTVSSSIVTTVLIFFAFYLVLILIGWTALLFLGVGFSESVSTVISSIGNVGPGLGTCGPAYSWNSLPDLAKWILSFLMLVGRLELFSVLLLFYPGFWKNR; from the coding sequence ATGGAAGAGTACATTTCAGATAACAGTCTGTATATTCGGAGTAAGAATAATAGCATGATTAACCGGAAGATGATAGGGCGCGTGCTGGGTATGTTGCTATTTATCGAATTGGGGATGTTCTTACTTTGTGCCGGAGTGTCGGCTGGTTACGGGGAAAGTGATTATAAATACTTTCTTTACACCTGTATCATCAATGCTGTGGTAGGCGGATTGTTACTGCTCTACGGACGGGGAGCGGAGAATAAGATGAGCCGGAGAGACGGATATTGTGTGGTCACTCTTTCATGGGTGTTTTTTACCTTTTTCGGCATGCTTCCTTTTTATTTTAGCGGAAGTATTGATACGATAACCAATGCCTTTTTCGAAACCATGTCCGGGTTTACCACTACAGGAGCTACCATTCTCGATGATATTGAATCCCTTTCCCATGGTATGCTTTTCTGGCGAAGCCTGACGCAGTGGATCGGTGGTTTGGGGATTGTGTTTTTCACGATTGCCATTCTTCCTATCTTTACCACCGGAGGAGTGCAACTCTTCTCTGCTGAATCTACGGGAGTAACGCACGACCGTACCCATCCGAAAATCAATGTCATGGCCAAGTGGTTGTGGACAATTTATCTGGTATTGACAGTTTCAGAAACTGTCTTATTGATGTTTGGGGGCATGAGCTTGTTTGATGCCATTTGCCAGTCGTTTGCCACTACTGCTACGGGCGGATATTCTACCAAGCAGAACAGTATATCTTACTGGAATTCTCCGTATATAGAATATGTGGTGGCTATCTTTATGATTGTTTCCAGTATCAACTTCTCTTTGTTTCTGATGTGTTTGAAAGGAAAAGTCGGTCGTTTATTCAAAGATGAAGAGCTGCACTGGTTCCTGGCGTCGGTGGGTATCTTGACTTTCCTTATCACATTGGCGCTCGTCTTTCAAAATCATTATGACTGGGAACTGGCTTTCCGGAAAGCATTATTCCAGGTGTCTACGGTGCATACTTCCTGCGGTTTTGCTACGGATGATTATAATATGTGGCCTCCTTTCACGTGGTTACTGTTGTTTATTGCGATGCTTTCGGGAGGGTGTACGGGTTCTACCAGTGGAGGTATCAAGAATATGCGGTTGCTGATTGTGGCGCGTGCCATCCGGAATGAGTTCAAACATCTGCTCCACCCGAATGCCGTGCTTCCCGTACGTATCAATAAGCAGACGGTGTCTTCTTCTATCGTAACTACCGTATTGATTTTCTTTGCTTTTTATCTGGTTCTAATCCTGATTGGGTGGACGGCTCTTTTGTTTTTGGGAGTTGGCTTTTCCGAGTCCGTCAGTACGGTTATTTCGAGTATAGGCAATGTCGGTCCGGGATTAGGTACTTGCGGACCTGCATATTCGTGGAATTCTTTACCTGATCTGGCAAAGTGGATACTTTCTTTTCTGATGCTGGTGGGACGTCTGGAATTGTTTAGTGTACTCCTGTTGTTTTATCCGGGATTCTGGAAGAATAGATAA
- a CDS encoding MATE family efflux transporter — MATSKEMTAGPALPLILKFTLPLLLGNLLQQTYSLVDAAIVGKFLGINALASVGASTSVVFLILGFCNGCCGGFGIPVAQKFGARDYSTMRSYISVSLKLAAGMSVVIALVTSIFCADILRIMRTPENIFEGAYAYLLVTFIGVPFTFFYNLLSSIIRALGDSKTPFWFLLFAAVLNIILDLFCILVLGWGVAGAAIATVFSQGLSAVLCYIYMYRKFEILQGTPKERRFQSKLAKTLLYIGVPMGLQFSITAIGSIMLQSANNALGTACVAAFTSAMRIKMFFICTFESLGIAMATYSGQNYGAGKPERVWLGIKASALMMIVYAAFTFVLLMVGAKYFALIFVDPSETEILLDTELFLHISCMFFPMLGLLCILRYTIQGVGYTNLAMFSGVAEMIARILVSIYAVPAFGFIAVCYGDPMAWIAADLFLVPAFIYVYRRLKKQVFTSSPATQTVA; from the coding sequence ATGGCAACTTCTAAAGAAATGACGGCAGGGCCGGCATTACCTCTCATTTTAAAGTTTACATTGCCGCTTTTACTCGGCAATCTCTTACAACAAACGTATTCGCTTGTTGATGCTGCAATTGTAGGAAAGTTTTTGGGAATTAACGCGTTAGCTTCTGTTGGAGCCAGCACATCGGTTGTTTTCCTGATTCTCGGATTCTGCAATGGATGTTGCGGAGGTTTCGGGATACCCGTTGCGCAGAAGTTTGGTGCACGTGATTACAGTACGATGCGCAGTTACATTTCCGTCAGTTTGAAACTGGCAGCGGGGATGTCTGTGGTCATTGCTCTTGTTACCAGTATCTTTTGTGCGGACATACTCCGGATTATGCGCACGCCGGAGAATATTTTCGAAGGGGCGTATGCTTATTTGCTTGTTACGTTTATTGGTGTTCCTTTCACTTTCTTCTATAATCTTCTTTCAAGCATCATCCGTGCGTTGGGAGACAGCAAGACGCCTTTCTGGTTTTTGCTGTTCGCTGCTGTTCTGAATATCATTCTCGACTTGTTCTGTATTCTGGTACTCGGCTGGGGAGTGGCGGGAGCTGCCATTGCTACTGTCTTTTCGCAGGGGCTGTCGGCTGTTCTCTGCTATATTTATATGTACCGGAAGTTTGAAATATTGCAGGGTACTCCGAAAGAACGCCGGTTCCAGTCGAAACTGGCAAAGACATTGCTTTACATCGGTGTGCCTATGGGATTACAATTCTCTATCACGGCTATCGGCAGTATTATGCTTCAGAGTGCGAATAATGCGTTGGGAACGGCGTGTGTGGCTGCTTTTACATCTGCCATGCGAATCAAGATGTTCTTTATCTGTACGTTCGAGAGTCTGGGAATTGCGATGGCTACGTATAGCGGACAGAATTATGGGGCAGGGAAACCGGAGCGTGTCTGGTTGGGAATCAAAGCGAGTGCTTTGATGATGATCGTTTATGCGGCATTTACGTTCGTTCTTCTGATGGTGGGAGCCAAATATTTTGCATTGATCTTTGTAGATCCGTCAGAAACGGAAATTCTGTTGGATACCGAGTTATTCCTGCATATCTCCTGTATGTTCTTCCCGATGCTTGGATTGTTATGCATCCTGCGCTACACGATTCAGGGAGTGGGATATACCAATCTTGCCATGTTTTCGGGAGTGGCGGAGATGATTGCGCGTATCCTTGTCAGCATTTACGCTGTGCCTGCATTCGGCTTTATTGCTGTCTGCTACGGTGATCCGATGGCTTGGATAGCGGCAGATTTGTTCCTCGTACCGGCATTTATCTATGTTTATCGCAGGTTGAAGAAGCAGGTGTTCACAAGCAGTCCGGCTACGCAAACTGTGGCATGA
- a CDS encoding RluA family pseudouridine synthase, translating into MIHFFKQPISHLALPDKFTYPFHYTPHPLCVLAAEEVKKHIASRKEWQEELAFGKMFGVLIVQKENKQETTKKEAVYEIGYLAAFSGNLAGKNLHPYFVPPVYDLLQPEGFFKIEEEQISSINIRIRELENNRSYLDLKEKWKTETEQAKAILNQAKAELKAAKEAREIRRQSPSTLSEEEQASLIRESQYQKAEYKRLEKEWKKRLEELETETRHFETEIEQLKTERKERSAALQRKLFEQFRMLNARGEVKDLYTIFEQTVQKVPPAGAGECALPKLLQYAYLHQLKPLAMAEFWWGDSPKNEIRHHGYYYPSCKGKCEPILHHMLQGLEVDENPLLNSIHEDEELEIVYEDEWLVVVNKPAGMLSVPGKEEDRDSVYHRLKKKYPDATGPMIVHRLDMATSGLLLVAKTKEVHQHLQAQFASRSIKKRYVAVLDGVTVEKTALPPGRTGRIELPLCLNPLDRPRQIVSREHGKEAITEYRIICESEKHTRIAFYPLTGRTHQLRVHAAHPEGLGCPILGDELYGKKADRLYLHAEYIEFRHPISGKILRIQKEADFDKKHD; encoded by the coding sequence ATGATACATTTTTTCAAGCAACCCATTTCTCACCTTGCGTTACCGGATAAATTCACTTATCCTTTCCACTATACGCCTCATCCATTGTGCGTGTTGGCAGCGGAAGAAGTGAAAAAACATATCGCGAGCCGGAAGGAATGGCAAGAAGAATTAGCTTTCGGAAAAATGTTCGGGGTACTGATTGTACAAAAAGAAAATAAACAAGAGACTACAAAAAAAGAAGCAGTCTATGAAATTGGCTATCTCGCTGCTTTCTCCGGCAATCTGGCAGGAAAGAATCTGCATCCTTATTTTGTCCCTCCTGTCTACGACTTATTGCAACCGGAAGGATTCTTCAAAATTGAAGAAGAACAAATATCTTCCATCAATATCCGTATTCGTGAATTAGAAAACAATCGTTCTTATCTCGATTTAAAAGAAAAGTGGAAGACGGAAACAGAACAGGCTAAAGCTATTTTGAATCAGGCTAAAGCAGAACTCAAAGCAGCAAAGGAGGCGAGAGAGATTCGCCGCCAATCCCCCTCTACCCTTTCCGAAGAGGAACAAGCCTCCCTGATCCGGGAAAGCCAATACCAGAAAGCGGAATACAAACGACTGGAAAAAGAATGGAAGAAACGATTGGAAGAACTCGAAACGGAAACGAGACACTTCGAGACTGAAATAGAACAACTGAAAACCGAACGGAAAGAACGTTCGGCAGCCTTGCAAAGAAAGTTGTTCGAGCAGTTCCGGATGCTGAATGCCAGAGGAGAAGTGAAAGACCTATACACAATCTTCGAGCAGACAGTTCAGAAAGTTCCTCCTGCCGGTGCGGGTGAATGTGCTTTGCCTAAGTTGTTGCAATATGCATATCTTCATCAATTAAAGCCATTGGCTATGGCTGAATTCTGGTGGGGCGACTCTCCTAAAAACGAAATCCGGCATCATGGATATTATTATCCTTCCTGCAAGGGAAAATGTGAACCTATTTTGCATCACATGTTGCAAGGATTGGAAGTAGACGAGAATCCGTTGCTGAACTCCATCCATGAGGATGAAGAACTGGAAATCGTATATGAAGATGAATGGTTAGTGGTAGTCAATAAGCCGGCAGGAATGTTGTCCGTTCCGGGAAAGGAGGAGGACAGAGATTCAGTCTATCATCGCCTGAAAAAGAAGTATCCCGATGCTACCGGACCTATGATTGTACATCGCCTTGATATGGCGACTTCCGGATTACTGCTCGTAGCTAAAACGAAAGAGGTACATCAACATTTGCAGGCACAATTTGCAAGCAGAAGTATCAAGAAACGCTATGTAGCCGTGTTGGATGGGGTAACAGTAGAGAAGACAGCACTGCCGCCCGGAAGAACAGGAAGAATCGAACTCCCTCTCTGTTTGAATCCCCTTGATCGTCCCCGGCAAATCGTCAGTAGAGAACACGGGAAAGAAGCGATTACAGAATACCGAATCATCTGTGAATCAGAAAAACACACCCGGATTGCTTTCTATCCGTTGACCGGACGGACACACCAATTACGGGTACACGCCGCCCATCCGGAGGGATTGGGTTGCCCCATTCTTGGGGATGAACTTTATGGAAAGAAAGCGGACAGACTATACCTCCACGCCGAATATATAGAGTTCCGTCATCCCATCAGCGGAAAGATTCTACGCATACAGAAAGAGGCCGACTTCGATAAAAAACACGATTAA
- a CDS encoding MaoC family dehydratase — MEKVIINSYEEFEKLVGQQIGVSDYVELSQERINLFADATLDHQWIHVDTERAKVDSPYHSTIAHGYLTLSMLPYLWNQIIQVNNLKMMINYGMDKMKFGQAVLSGQSVRLVTTLHSLTNLRGVAKAEIKFAIEIKDQPKKALEGIAVFLYYFN; from the coding sequence ATGGAAAAAGTAATTATCAATTCGTATGAAGAATTCGAAAAACTAGTAGGCCAACAGATAGGTGTTTCCGATTATGTGGAACTCTCGCAGGAACGTATTAATCTTTTTGCTGATGCAACGCTGGATCATCAATGGATTCATGTAGATACGGAACGTGCGAAAGTAGATAGCCCTTATCATAGCACGATTGCTCATGGCTACCTGACATTGTCTATGCTTCCTTATCTGTGGAATCAGATTATCCAGGTAAATAACCTGAAGATGATGATTAACTACGGTATGGATAAGATGAAATTCGGTCAGGCTGTATTGTCAGGACAGAGTGTGCGTCTGGTGACTACTTTGCACTCATTGACCAATCTGCGTGGTGTGGCAAAAGCAGAAATTAAGTTTGCTATCGAAATAAAAGACCAACCAAAGAAGGCGCTGGAAGGAATTGCTGTATTCCTTTATTATTTCAATTAA
- a CDS encoding zinc ribbon domain-containing protein: protein MEQKFCQSCGMPIDDSTFGKEADGSKNEDYCHYCYADGHFTKECTMDEMIELNLNYLDEFNKDSEVKYTVEEARKTMKEYFPQLKRWKQ from the coding sequence ATGGAACAAAAATTTTGTCAAAGTTGCGGTATGCCGATAGACGACTCAACTTTTGGAAAAGAAGCGGACGGTAGCAAGAACGAAGATTATTGCCACTATTGCTATGCGGACGGACATTTCACGAAAGAGTGTACCATGGACGAGATGATCGAGCTTAATCTGAATTATCTGGATGAGTTCAATAAAGACTCGGAAGTGAAATACACAGTGGAGGAAGCACGGAAAACGATGAAGGAGTACTTTCCACAGTTGAAGAGGTGGAAACAG
- a CDS encoding SGNH/GDSL hydrolase family protein, protein MNRMGEKPKLAFLGNSHMAFWALDVYFPSWECLNYGAPGEGLAYVESFTVDTSDCQVVIQFGTNDIYQLNDENMDDYVERYVKAVLAIPSLKTYLFCIFPRNDYDDYSTAVNQFIRVLNRKIYEKLQGTDIVYLDIFDRLLLDGRLNPELTLDDLHLNGRGYSILSEALKRASGL, encoded by the coding sequence ATGAATAGAATGGGAGAGAAACCTAAATTAGCCTTTCTTGGCAACAGTCACATGGCATTTTGGGCATTGGATGTCTACTTTCCTTCATGGGAATGTCTGAACTATGGTGCTCCCGGTGAAGGGCTGGCTTATGTGGAGTCTTTTACCGTAGACACTTCCGATTGCCAAGTCGTCATTCAATTCGGAACCAATGATATTTATCAGTTGAATGATGAAAATATGGACGATTATGTGGAACGTTATGTAAAAGCGGTCCTTGCCATCCCTTCACTGAAAACATATCTTTTCTGTATTTTTCCACGTAATGATTACGATGATTACAGTACGGCTGTGAATCAATTCATTCGTGTCCTTAACCGGAAGATATACGAGAAATTGCAGGGGACGGACATTGTCTATCTCGATATATTCGACCGTTTGTTGCTGGATGGCAGGCTGAATCCGGAGTTGACTCTCGACGATTTACATTTGAATGGCAGGGGTTACAGTATTTTGTCAGAAGCACTGAAACGGGCTTCCGGTTTGTAA
- a CDS encoding SDR family NAD(P)-dependent oxidoreductase has translation MKKAIIIGATSGIGQEVAKCLLLDGWQIGVAGRRQSALENLQRAAPDQIQIQALDVTQEDAGEKLNMLIDKVGGMDLFLLSSGIGFQNTNLNMEVELNTAYTNVEGFIRMVDTAFIYFRKSGGGHLAVISSIAGTKGLGVAPAYSATKRFQNTYIDALEQLSYLQKLNIRFTDIRPGFVATDLLNDGKHYPLLMDAAKVGRHIAWSLERKQRIVVIDWRYRILVFFWKMIPRWMWKRLPVKTN, from the coding sequence ATGAAAAAAGCCATTATCATTGGCGCTACCTCCGGCATCGGGCAAGAAGTTGCAAAATGTCTGTTACTGGATGGATGGCAAATCGGAGTAGCCGGCAGACGGCAATCCGCTCTCGAAAACCTGCAACGGGCAGCACCGGATCAGATTCAAATTCAAGCGTTGGACGTAACCCAGGAAGATGCAGGCGAGAAATTGAATATGCTCATCGACAAGGTGGGCGGCATGGATTTGTTTCTTCTTAGCTCGGGCATCGGTTTCCAGAATACGAATCTGAACATGGAGGTGGAGCTGAACACAGCATACACCAATGTAGAGGGATTTATCCGCATGGTGGATACCGCTTTCATCTATTTCAGGAAAAGCGGAGGCGGCCACTTGGCAGTCATCAGCTCCATCGCGGGAACGAAAGGACTTGGAGTGGCTCCTGCCTACTCTGCCACCAAACGCTTCCAGAACACTTACATAGATGCTCTCGAACAACTTTCATATTTACAAAAACTGAATATCCGTTTTACTGATATCCGTCCCGGATTTGTTGCCACCGACTTGCTCAACGACGGGAAACATTATCCGCTATTGATGGATGCAGCAAAAGTGGGACGTCACATCGCCTGGTCACTGGAGCGGAAACAACGGATAGTAGTGATCGACTGGCGCTACCGGATACTGGTCTTTTTCTGGAAAATGATTCCCCGTTGGATGTGGAAACGGCTGCCCGTGAAAACCAATTAA
- a CDS encoding linear amide C-N hydrolase, with product MCTRVVYSGKNGMVATGRSMDWKTEMHSNLWVFPKGMERNGETGANSLKWTSKYGSVVTSAFEIASTDGMNEKGLVANLLWLPETEYPVRDQSKPGLAITAWVQYMLDNFATVDEAVASIDENTFQVVSDLMPDGSRLATLHLSISDATGDCAIFEYTGGKLTVYHSKEYKVMTNSPTYNKQLALNEYWKSIGGLSFLPGTNRPSDRFARASFYINALPPTDDVRIAVASVFSVIRNTSVPYGISTPEFPEISTTQWRTVSDSKNLLYFFESSLTPNTFWVNLRETDLSEGAPVLKLSIANGETYHGNATKEFQPAQPFRFMGVKG from the coding sequence ATGTGTACAAGAGTCGTTTATTCGGGAAAAAATGGAATGGTGGCAACCGGCCGGTCTATGGACTGGAAAACAGAAATGCACAGCAATCTTTGGGTATTTCCCAAAGGTATGGAAAGAAATGGAGAAACGGGAGCCAACTCCCTGAAATGGACGTCCAAGTATGGCAGCGTGGTGACTTCAGCTTTCGAGATTGCCAGTACAGACGGGATGAATGAAAAAGGGTTGGTTGCCAATCTGTTATGGTTGCCCGAAACGGAGTATCCGGTCAGAGATCAAAGTAAACCGGGACTTGCCATTACTGCATGGGTGCAATATATGCTGGATAACTTCGCCACCGTAGACGAGGCTGTCGCTTCCATTGATGAAAACACTTTCCAAGTAGTATCAGACCTGATGCCGGATGGTTCCCGCTTGGCAACCTTGCATTTATCTATTTCCGACGCAACGGGCGATTGTGCGATATTCGAATATACGGGTGGAAAGCTGACTGTCTACCACAGCAAGGAGTACAAAGTGATGACCAACTCCCCTACCTACAACAAGCAACTGGCACTAAACGAATACTGGAAATCAATAGGAGGATTGAGCTTCCTGCCCGGAACCAACCGACCGTCCGACCGTTTTGCAAGAGCCAGTTTTTATATCAATGCCCTGCCCCCAACAGATGATGTGAGAATAGCCGTGGCAAGTGTATTCAGCGTTATCCGTAATACTTCTGTTCCTTATGGCATATCCACTCCCGAATTTCCGGAAATTTCCACCACACAATGGAGAACGGTATCGGATAGTAAGAATCTGCTCTACTTCTTCGAATCAAGTCTGACACCTAATACATTCTGGGTAAACCTGCGGGAAACAGACTTATCGGAAGGAGCTCCGGTACTCAAATTATCTATCGCCAACGGCGAAACTTATCATGGAAATGCAACGAAAGAATTTCAACCGGCACAGCCGTTCAGATTTATGGGAGTAAAAGGATAA
- a CDS encoding MarC family protein, which yields MSLSNLLIIFSSSFMALFPVINPLGNGFVVNGFFTDLDPQQRKAAIQKLTLNFIMIGVGTLVIGHLFLLIFGLAIPVIQLGGGILICKTAMELLGDSGSSDKEEASKNVDGFRWKNIEQKIFYPITFPISIGPGSISVIFTLMASASVKGKLLQTGINYLVIALVIICMAAIFYVFLSQGQRFIQRLGPVGNQIINKLVAFFTFCIGIQISVTGISQIFHLNIL from the coding sequence ATGTCATTAAGTAATCTTCTCATCATATTTTCGTCATCGTTTATGGCGCTGTTTCCGGTGATAAATCCTTTGGGGAATGGTTTTGTCGTCAATGGATTCTTTACAGACCTCGATCCTCAACAGCGGAAAGCAGCCATTCAGAAGCTGACGCTCAATTTTATAATGATCGGTGTAGGGACATTGGTGATAGGGCATTTGTTTCTGTTGATTTTCGGTCTGGCTATTCCTGTTATTCAGTTGGGAGGTGGAATACTGATTTGTAAGACGGCAATGGAGCTGTTGGGCGATTCGGGTTCGTCTGATAAAGAAGAAGCCAGCAAGAATGTAGACGGTTTCAGATGGAAAAACATCGAGCAGAAGATATTTTATCCCATCACGTTTCCTATCAGTATCGGGCCGGGCAGTATATCGGTTATCTTTACTTTGATGGCGTCTGCCAGTGTTAAAGGCAAATTGTTGCAAACTGGGATTAATTATTTGGTCATTGCGCTTGTTATTATTTGTATGGCGGCCATCTTTTATGTATTCCTTTCGCAAGGGCAGAGGTTTATTCAGAGGTTGGGACCGGTGGGAAATCAAATTATTAATAAGCTCGTTGCTTTTTTCACTTTCTGCATCGGCATTCAGATTTCGGTGACAGGTATATCCCAGATATTCCATCTGAACATACTCTAA